A genomic window from Myxococcales bacterium includes:
- a CDS encoding trypsin-like serine protease, with product MRALLYSAACTLGLLSLGLGACSDGPTSAPGSSDDSIIGGVDATGAKLNAIGTVGHKAFDDTFDYFCTATLIAPTVVLTAKHCAARDPKSGHTMLDEEPIYFAVGPDSTKPLKTVRVKSVLLAPVHDAGFVSLGSDVALYFLEAPIDDITPLRVDGALLSESKVGQKFTAVGFGVHDRERNSGQRKAGQLTLQGVSGKPVQRVFPTYEQFAAFIAKHDGEDYVKAQEERMKKFYDLELLKGYEAYLGLGDNDAQPCSGDSGGPLLARVKDENVVVAVVSGSFKGRTYPCSVVGEVYATIGPRVIDLLDSAAPECAGVPVWGTCDATNKVATRCVSKKEGPQRVNKIDCSALGQVCKINAENTAFCDDPEAPPPPPPPPPADAGPSDAGPSDAGPSDAGPG from the coding sequence ATGCGAGCTCTCCTCTACAGCGCGGCGTGCACCCTCGGACTTCTTTCGCTCGGGCTCGGCGCGTGCAGCGACGGGCCAACCAGCGCCCCCGGGAGCTCCGACGACTCGATCATCGGCGGCGTGGACGCGACCGGGGCCAAGCTGAACGCGATCGGCACGGTGGGCCACAAGGCGTTCGACGACACCTTCGACTACTTCTGCACGGCGACGCTCATCGCGCCGACGGTGGTGCTCACGGCCAAGCACTGCGCGGCCCGCGACCCGAAGAGCGGCCACACGATGCTCGACGAGGAGCCCATCTACTTTGCGGTGGGGCCCGACAGCACCAAGCCGCTGAAGACCGTCCGGGTGAAGAGCGTGCTCCTCGCGCCGGTGCACGACGCGGGCTTCGTCAGCCTCGGGTCGGACGTGGCGCTCTATTTCCTCGAGGCGCCCATCGACGACATCACGCCGCTACGCGTCGACGGCGCGCTGCTCAGCGAGTCGAAGGTGGGCCAGAAGTTCACCGCCGTGGGCTTCGGCGTGCACGATCGGGAGCGCAACTCGGGGCAGCGCAAGGCCGGGCAGCTCACCCTGCAAGGCGTGAGCGGCAAGCCGGTGCAGAGGGTGTTCCCCACCTACGAACAGTTCGCGGCGTTCATCGCGAAGCACGACGGCGAGGACTACGTAAAAGCGCAGGAAGAGCGCATGAAGAAGTTCTACGACCTCGAGCTCCTGAAGGGGTACGAGGCGTACCTCGGCCTTGGCGACAACGACGCGCAGCCGTGCAGCGGCGACTCTGGCGGGCCGCTGCTCGCGCGGGTGAAGGACGAGAACGTGGTCGTCGCGGTGGTCTCAGGGTCGTTCAAGGGCCGCACCTACCCCTGCAGCGTCGTCGGCGAGGTCTACGCCACCATCGGCCCGCGGGTGATCGATCTGCTCGACAGCGCCGCGCCCGAGTGCGCGGGCGTGCCGGTGTGGGGCACCTGCGACGCCACGAACAAAGTGGCCACTCGGTGCGTGTCGAAGAAGGAAGGTCCGCAGCGCGTGAACAAGATCGACTGCTCGGCGCTCGGGCAGGTGTGCAAGATCAACGCGGAGAACACGGCGTTCTGCGACGACCCCGAGGCGCCGCCGCCGCCGCCCCCGCCCCCGCCGGCCGACGCGGGCCCCAGCGACGCGGGCCCCAGCGACGCGGGCCCCAGCGACGCGGGCCCGGGCTGA
- a CDS encoding cytochrome-c peroxidase has product MVGLSALLPACEDSNKRKDPPPPPPHSAYLEAPASSGVTVDPAQVAAFAGLPARFESPKNALTDEKIALGKMLYFEARLSKNQQISCNSCHDLAKYGVDGEKTSPGHKGQRGNRNSPTTLNAAAHVAQFWDGRAPDVEAQATKPITNPGEMALANDQAIVTVLESMPEYADAFKKAFPGDTPALTVVNVGKAIGAFERTLATSSRFDAFTKGDAKALSDAEKAGFQKFLSVGCNTCHSTATFGGTEYKKLGQAKPYPPLAEGKDIGREAVTKQATDRHSFKVASLRNVEKTGPYLHDGSVATLEQAVKLMGSYQLGKDLSDADVASIVTFLKTLTAEPLKIDPPKLPASTAKTPKPAAG; this is encoded by the coding sequence ATCGTGGGTCTGTCCGCTCTGCTCCCCGCCTGCGAGGACAGCAACAAACGAAAGGATCCGCCGCCGCCGCCGCCCCACTCGGCCTACCTGGAGGCCCCCGCCTCCTCCGGCGTCACCGTCGACCCGGCGCAGGTCGCCGCCTTCGCGGGGCTTCCTGCCCGCTTCGAGAGCCCAAAGAACGCCCTCACCGACGAGAAGATCGCCCTCGGGAAGATGCTCTACTTCGAGGCGCGCCTCTCGAAAAACCAGCAAATTTCCTGCAACTCGTGCCACGACCTCGCCAAATACGGCGTCGACGGCGAGAAGACCTCGCCCGGGCACAAGGGCCAGCGCGGCAACCGCAACTCGCCCACCACGCTGAACGCCGCGGCGCACGTCGCGCAGTTCTGGGACGGCCGCGCCCCCGACGTCGAGGCGCAGGCCACGAAGCCCATCACCAACCCCGGCGAGATGGCGCTCGCGAACGACCAGGCGATCGTGACCGTCCTCGAGTCGATGCCCGAGTACGCCGACGCCTTCAAGAAGGCCTTCCCAGGCGACACCCCGGCCCTCACGGTCGTGAACGTGGGCAAGGCCATCGGCGCCTTCGAGCGCACGCTGGCCACGTCGTCCCGCTTCGACGCGTTCACCAAGGGCGACGCGAAGGCGCTCTCCGACGCCGAGAAGGCGGGCTTCCAGAAGTTCCTCTCGGTGGGGTGCAACACCTGCCACTCGACGGCCACGTTCGGCGGCACCGAGTACAAGAAGCTCGGCCAGGCGAAGCCGTATCCCCCGCTCGCCGAGGGGAAAGACATCGGTCGCGAGGCGGTGACCAAGCAGGCGACCGACCGCCACTCGTTCAAGGTGGCGAGCCTCCGCAACGTCGAGAAGACCGGGCCCTATCTGCATGACGGCTCGGTGGCGACGCTCGAGCAGGCCGTGAAGCTCATGGGCAGCTACCAGCTCGGTAAGGACCTCAGCGACGCCGACGTGGCGTCGATCGTCACGTTCCTGAAGACGCTCACCGCCGAGCCCCTCAAGATCGACCCGCCAAAGCTCCCGGCCAGCACCGCCAAGACCCCGAAGCCCGCCGCGGGCTGA
- a CDS encoding SRPBCC family protein produces the protein MIYLSAELAVHRSPELVWAVLADSAAYPTWVTGLVDLVHDGGPAFGLGSQFLVTWKLGPKRVRASTEITECTTARSLSTETRVGPELVLLDRVVLEREQGATRVVATSELVEQAGVLRLLSRPAGLLGSPPGRRAEQVLYDRCFRELGLLIEARTAAPYR, from the coding sequence GTGATTTATCTGTCGGCGGAGCTCGCCGTTCACCGGAGCCCCGAGCTCGTGTGGGCCGTGCTCGCCGACAGCGCCGCCTACCCCACGTGGGTCACGGGCCTCGTGGACCTCGTGCACGACGGCGGCCCCGCGTTCGGCCTGGGCTCGCAGTTCTTGGTCACCTGGAAGCTCGGCCCGAAGCGCGTTCGAGCCTCCACCGAGATCACCGAGTGCACGACGGCGCGCTCGCTCTCCACCGAGACCCGCGTGGGCCCCGAGCTCGTGCTCCTCGACCGCGTGGTGCTAGAGCGAGAGCAAGGAGCCACGCGCGTCGTGGCGACGAGCGAGCTCGTGGAGCAGGCGGGCGTGCTTCGGCTCCTCTCGCGCCCCGCGGGCCTGCTCGGCTCGCCGCCCGGCCGCCGCGCCGAGCAGGTGCTCTACGACCGCTGCTTCCGCGAGCTTGGCCTCCTCATCGAGGCGCGCACCGCCGCCCCGTACCGGTGA
- a CDS encoding Type 1 glutamine amidotransferase-like domain-containing protein, with protein sequence MRFGLVAILSFCVACTSTAPPTPGVEDAAPPPAPTASVPPTDATPPAVDASSPDAAADAAADAGLTLTEYPRRGSPIDDARAPQGPGLLLGGGGADVDAAFVAAHDLVVGSAGRGGDVVVLRATGANAYDAYLDGLAAWSSVQTFVVPALAPPRDLAYVAAAVDKAELVFFAGGDQADYVAWKGSALMKAVQGVYDRGGVVGGTSAGAAILGPSVNDATLAGTVPITSKTLLANPYDPIVHFTQNMLVFPPLSRAITDSHFTERDRMGRLAGFMARQVADGVITGAPIGVYGVAVDEGTTLFIDKRGVGRALRQGATGSAFIVRGGVPDRVLAGQPLVYRDMSVLRLDAPTDTYDFTRRCGVGRGYPLTAVGQGVPPHTTPADPYRAAGAAEACP encoded by the coding sequence ATGCGCTTCGGACTCGTCGCGATCCTTTCGTTCTGCGTCGCGTGCACCTCGACCGCCCCGCCCACGCCGGGCGTCGAGGACGCCGCCCCGCCGCCGGCCCCCACCGCGAGCGTCCCGCCGACGGACGCGACGCCGCCAGCGGTGGACGCGAGCTCACCCGATGCCGCGGCCGACGCCGCGGCCGACGCGGGCCTGACGCTCACGGAGTACCCGCGACGAGGCTCCCCGATCGATGACGCCCGCGCGCCCCAAGGCCCGGGCCTGCTGCTCGGCGGAGGTGGCGCCGACGTCGACGCCGCGTTCGTGGCGGCTCACGATCTCGTCGTCGGGAGCGCCGGGCGCGGCGGCGACGTGGTGGTCCTCCGGGCGACGGGCGCCAACGCCTACGACGCCTACCTCGATGGCCTCGCGGCGTGGAGCTCGGTGCAGACGTTCGTCGTGCCGGCGCTCGCACCGCCCCGCGATCTCGCCTACGTGGCGGCCGCCGTCGACAAGGCGGAGCTCGTCTTCTTCGCGGGGGGCGATCAGGCCGACTACGTGGCGTGGAAGGGGAGCGCGCTCATGAAGGCCGTGCAGGGGGTCTACGATCGCGGAGGGGTGGTCGGCGGCACCAGCGCGGGCGCCGCCATTCTCGGCCCGAGCGTGAACGACGCGACGCTCGCGGGCACGGTGCCGATCACGTCGAAGACCCTCCTCGCGAACCCCTACGACCCAATTGTGCACTTTACACAGAACATGCTCGTCTTCCCGCCGCTCTCGCGGGCCATCACCGACAGCCACTTCACCGAGCGCGACCGAATGGGGCGGCTCGCCGGGTTCATGGCGCGGCAGGTCGCCGACGGCGTCATCACCGGCGCGCCCATCGGCGTCTATGGCGTCGCGGTGGACGAGGGCACGACGCTCTTCATCGACAAGCGCGGCGTTGGCCGGGCGCTGCGGCAGGGGGCCACGGGCTCTGCGTTCATCGTGCGAGGCGGCGTCCCCGATCGGGTGCTGGCGGGGCAGCCGCTCGTGTACCGCGACATGTCGGTGCTGCGCCTCGACGCGCCGACCGACACCTACGACTTCACCCGGCGCTGCGGCGTTGGGCGCGGCTACCCGCTCACCGCGGTCGGGCAAGGTGTGCCGCCGCACACGACGCCCGCTGATCCCTACCGAGCCGCCGGCGCGGCGGAGGCCTGCCCGTGA
- a CDS encoding SAM-dependent DNA methyltransferase, whose amino-acid sequence MTTRSTDGGSTPTRRARGDWQTPLELARAALALAIDDARPHPASVVEPTCGRGAFLVAARERLPEATLLGYDLDAAHLGAARQALKAFAGPASLRQANFFSHDWRRALARLPEPILVTGNPPWVTSSVQGALGAGNLPVKGTRGLSLGRYGALTGQSDFDISEWMLLRLIEALAGRQGTLAVLCKSQVARRVLASDVEARFGARPGGLWRLDARRHFRASVDAVWFVCHFARGEREPARPGEWPVRGSLDASAPEAWLGLRDGALVPDTRRLRETLHLEGLSATEWRSGLKHDCAAVMELTREAGGGGSGWVNGLGEVVELEPSVVFPLLKGADLARSGPDRAVIVPQRALGEDTTRLRETAPRAWAYLTSHRARLDARRSAIYRGRPPFAIFGVGPYAFAPWKVAVSGLHKRLLVSLLGPRGEGAAPVMFDDTCYYLPFDDEAEATRAADALRSPLAADFLSARVFWDAKRPIQKSVLQRLDLEALARAMGASPSLQAPPAG is encoded by the coding sequence GTGACCACGAGGAGCACCGACGGCGGATCGACGCCGACACGTCGAGCTCGCGGCGACTGGCAGACACCGCTCGAGCTTGCGCGCGCCGCGCTGGCGCTCGCGATCGATGACGCTCGGCCACACCCCGCGTCGGTCGTCGAGCCGACATGCGGGCGCGGCGCCTTCCTCGTGGCGGCGCGCGAGCGCCTCCCCGAAGCGACGCTGCTCGGCTACGACCTCGACGCCGCGCACCTCGGCGCCGCGAGGCAGGCGCTCAAGGCCTTTGCGGGCCCCGCGAGCCTGCGCCAGGCGAACTTCTTCTCCCACGACTGGCGGCGGGCGCTCGCTCGCCTCCCGGAGCCCATCCTCGTGACAGGCAACCCGCCATGGGTGACGAGCTCGGTGCAGGGCGCGCTCGGCGCTGGAAACCTGCCCGTGAAGGGCACTCGTGGCCTATCGCTCGGGCGCTATGGTGCGCTCACGGGGCAGAGCGACTTCGACATCTCCGAGTGGATGCTCCTGCGGCTCATCGAGGCGCTCGCCGGCCGCCAGGGGACATTGGCTGTACTCTGCAAAAGCCAGGTCGCCCGGCGCGTGCTGGCGAGCGACGTGGAGGCGCGCTTCGGCGCGCGGCCTGGCGGGCTCTGGCGTCTCGACGCTCGGAGGCACTTCCGAGCGTCGGTGGACGCGGTGTGGTTCGTTTGCCATTTCGCGCGTGGCGAGCGTGAGCCCGCGCGCCCCGGCGAGTGGCCCGTGCGCGGCTCCCTCGACGCCTCGGCGCCCGAGGCGTGGCTCGGGCTCCGCGACGGCGCCCTCGTGCCCGACACGCGGAGACTCCGCGAGACGCTCCACCTCGAGGGGCTGTCGGCGACCGAGTGGCGCTCCGGCCTGAAGCACGACTGCGCCGCGGTCATGGAGCTCACGCGGGAGGCGGGGGGGGGCGGGAGCGGCTGGGTCAACGGCCTGGGCGAGGTCGTCGAGCTCGAGCCCTCCGTGGTGTTCCCGCTGCTGAAGGGCGCCGATCTCGCGCGGAGTGGCCCGGACCGCGCGGTGATCGTGCCGCAGCGCGCGCTCGGCGAGGACACCACCCGCCTGCGCGAGACCGCGCCGCGCGCCTGGGCGTATCTGACGTCGCACCGCGCGCGCCTCGACGCGCGCAGGAGCGCCATCTACCGCGGACGCCCGCCATTCGCGATCTTCGGCGTCGGCCCCTACGCGTTCGCGCCGTGGAAGGTCGCCGTCTCTGGGCTCCACAAGCGCCTGCTGGTCTCGCTGCTCGGGCCGCGCGGCGAGGGTGCGGCCCCGGTGATGTTCGACGACACGTGCTACTACCTCCCCTTCGACGACGAGGCCGAGGCCACGCGCGCCGCCGACGCTCTCCGCTCGCCGCTCGCCGCCGACTTCCTGAGCGCGCGGGTGTTCTGGGACGCGAAGCGCCCTATCCAGAAGAGCGTGCTCCAGCGCCTCGACCTCGAAGCGCTGGCGCGGGCGATGGGTGCAAGTCCCAGCTTGCAGGCACCGCCCGCGGGCTGA